The following DNA comes from Candidatus Thorarchaeota archaeon.
CAACGCTCTTAGCGGAAGGTATAGGGGATTCGAGCTTGTCATGTTTAACCAGAAGTAGATATTACCAAATCTAAGTGCGCTGGCAACGCCGAAAAGTGTGAACGTGGGATTTGCTCTGTCCAATTCTTCAAAGGAACGGGGTGCAAATACAAACGCAATAAAAGCTGCAATCCCCGAGGCAAGTAGCGCGCTCTCGTACATTTGGTATCCACCCATATTTACTAGGTACAGCTCATACTTGGCATGTTCTACGTAGGACACTCCTAATATTCGGATATCTTACTTAGGTCTATCTCAGGTGTGCTTGATAGAGCCCGCCTTTGAAGCACTAAGTTACTATGAAAATGTATGCTATTTGTTAGATCTACTGGTATCTGTGTTTTTTATTATCTATGATGCTTCTATTAGCTTCGTACGACAACATATAAGACCCCATTTCTTAATAAGGGGCAGGTGTTTTGGTATGTCTGAGCATGCCTATGAGCTTACTGTAGCAACGGTTGATGATCGAGTCGTAGAAGTGAACATCCCTGATGTTGCCCCATTCAAGGTTACAGCAGCTAAAGATTGGTGGCCTGATGCGCCTGACGGTATGCTTTCCCCTCAAACCATGCTAGTTTCCGCTTCTGCAACCTGCATTGTCCTCTCGCTTTACAAGGCCGCGTATAAGCTTCGAACGATGTTTGACAAAGTTACTGTATCCGCGCGTGGCGAAATGGAAGAGATTGATAATGGCTACTGGAATTTCGGGACGATGAAACTCACCCTCAAGATTTGGATACCTAGTGCAGATGAACGCTCGAAGATTGAGAAAGCAGTTCGACTGGCCCACGAATCCTGTCCGGTTGCTAACACGCTAAAGTGGGATACCGAACTGAACTTTGATATAATAGTAAGTTGAATCCCTATTAGAACTTAGAATGGATGGTACAATAGAATGGATATACTTCTGAAAGAGGTCTCAATGGATTTCGAAAAGGCGGTTGAAAAATTGCAAAATGCATGCGGCAATAATGGTTTTTCCGTTCTTGCTACGAAGAATCTGGACAAGATTTTCAAGAAAGCTCTTGATTTGGATGAGTATGCCCGATATACCTTCGTTTTGGCATGTTCGCCTCCGCTAGCGAAGATGGCTCTTGATGTCTCAAAGAAAGTGGGGTTACTCTTTCCTTGTAGCTTCGTGGTGTATGAAGAAGACGGGAAGATTTTCGTTGGACATGCTTCAATCATGAAGGCTGCTGTTGAACTGGGTTTGGCTCCAGAGGAGGAAATGGCTCCAGTTCTTGAAGAGACAGGAAAGCGAATCGGTAAAGTATGGGATGATCTCTGATTCCCTGTCTCCCTGTTAAGTTAGCTTCAGACTGACATTTCTAAAGAAAAGTTTCCTTTGGGCCAAATAGAAAGAGAGGCCATGTTGTGATATGATGGAGCCCAGGACGCTATTAGAGAT
Coding sequences within:
- a CDS encoding OsmC family protein is translated as MSEHAYELTVATVDDRVVEVNIPDVAPFKVTAAKDWWPDAPDGMLSPQTMLVSASATCIVLSLYKAAYKLRTMFDKVTVSARGEMEEIDNGYWNFGTMKLTLKIWIPSADERSKIEKAVRLAHESCPVANTLKWDTELNFDIIVS
- a CDS encoding DUF302 domain-containing protein, whose product is MDILLKEVSMDFEKAVEKLQNACGNNGFSVLATKNLDKIFKKALDLDEYARYTFVLACSPPLAKMALDVSKKVGLLFPCSFVVYEEDGKIFVGHASIMKAAVELGLAPEEEMAPVLEETGKRIGKVWDDL